In Pseudonocardia sp. EC080619-01, the following proteins share a genomic window:
- a CDS encoding TetR/AcrR family transcriptional regulator, whose translation MPKQVDHRGRREAIARALWRVVEQRGVTQLTMRMVAQEAGMSLGQLQHYFASRSAMLTFAMDLASEQTSMRVHQGLEKLGDRPHPRDVLQLTLAEMLPLHADARATSRMSAAYVLEALHDEAVHEQARHGLVKGRALVEQLVRQAITDRHIDSDRDPATETNLLLALTGFTSLIELDVIEPQDALAAIDTHLDRLFRSAEERRAHLRA comes from the coding sequence ATGCCGAAACAGGTGGATCACCGCGGACGCCGCGAAGCGATCGCCCGCGCACTGTGGCGGGTGGTGGAGCAGCGCGGCGTCACACAGCTGACGATGCGCATGGTGGCGCAGGAGGCGGGCATGTCACTCGGGCAGCTGCAGCACTACTTCGCCTCACGGTCGGCCATGCTCACCTTCGCCATGGATCTCGCGTCCGAGCAGACCTCGATGCGCGTACACCAGGGGCTCGAAAAGCTCGGTGACCGCCCGCACCCCCGTGACGTGCTGCAACTGACGCTCGCAGAGATGCTCCCCCTGCATGCCGACGCCCGCGCGACCAGCCGGATGAGCGCCGCCTACGTCCTGGAGGCGCTGCACGACGAGGCCGTGCACGAGCAGGCGCGCCACGGCCTCGTCAAGGGACGGGCCCTCGTCGAGCAGTTGGTCCGCCAGGCGATCACCGACCGGCACATCGACTCCGACCGCGACCCGGCGACGGAGACCAACCTGCTCCTCGCCCTCACCGGCTTCACCTCCCTAATCGAACTCGACGTGATCGAGCCTCAGGACGCCCTCGCCGCGATCGACACACATCTGGACCGGCTGTTCAGGAGCGCCGAAGAGCGCCGCGCCCATCTCCGCGCGTGA
- a CDS encoding YciI family protein: MTQYFLTLPHDSADEPTMESMQDMDPAELEAVMVAVEKFNSDLNGAGAFVTAGGLEPPSTAITVETTSTGTTRTPKPFVKADQYVGGFWIIEAADQEAALVWAEQASAALQPRIEVHALQAAPE, encoded by the coding sequence ATGACGCAGTACTTCCTGACCCTTCCGCACGACAGCGCCGACGAGCCGACGATGGAGTCGATGCAGGACATGGACCCGGCCGAGCTGGAAGCGGTGATGGTCGCGGTGGAGAAGTTCAACAGCGACCTGAACGGGGCCGGCGCCTTCGTCACCGCAGGCGGTCTGGAGCCACCGTCGACCGCGATCACGGTCGAGACGACGAGCACCGGAACGACCCGAACCCCGAAACCGTTCGTGAAGGCGGACCAGTACGTGGGCGGCTTCTGGATCATCGAGGCGGCCGATCAGGAGGCGGCACTGGTCTGGGCCGAGCAGGCCTCGGCCGCCCTGCAGCCCCGGATCGAGGTTCACGCCCTGCAGGCGGCACCGGAGTAG
- a CDS encoding GAF domain-containing protein has translation MGPTDRAAQRMHVLQNDLGEGPCLSALSDHVAYQIDDLRTDERWPRFARRVAAEMPVASIMLPFRLCASHGATGALNLYADEPHAFNLHSRAVSTVLAAHVALRCSPPASTSTPRTSKPLCGPIARSVPRSEF, from the coding sequence GTGGGCCCCACCGACCGCGCCGCCCAGCGGATGCACGTGCTCCAGAACGATCTCGGCGAGGGCCCCTGTCTGAGCGCGCTCTCCGACCACGTCGCCTACCAGATCGACGACCTCCGCACCGACGAGCGCTGGCCCCGATTCGCCCGCCGCGTCGCCGCGGAGATGCCAGTCGCCAGCATCATGCTCCCGTTCCGGCTGTGCGCCTCCCACGGAGCCACCGGCGCCCTGAACCTCTACGCCGACGAGCCGCACGCGTTCAACCTGCACTCGCGCGCCGTCAGCACAGTGCTGGCCGCACACGTCGCGTTGCGCTGCTCGCCGCCCGCGAGCACGAGCACGCCGCGCACCTCGAAGCCGCTCTGCGGACCAATCGCAAGATCGGTACCGCGGTCGGAATTCTGA
- a CDS encoding alpha/beta fold hydrolase, whose amino-acid sequence MSAVNSTVLAAPGAAEPPAVFVHGVLSWGTDDRYGFGHQRPLAAHRRLILMDRRGHGDSPDLEGPYRTDYTVDAEDIIALLGDGAHLVGHSYGGVAAMLAASARPDLVRSLCLIQPGALRVAENEPVVRDTLARARASTATLPDDLTAADYLRMSTESLGMPAPPATPGRLRAAWTSMGERPCWDAEIDVSPLAAATWPASVIVGDWADAPAEYLRLAGDPLTAAAHVLAERIGAELLTVPGFYPQTQQPEAINDALTTLWAMAS is encoded by the coding sequence ATGTCCGCAGTGAACTCGACCGTGCTGGCCGCGCCGGGGGCCGCCGAGCCACCCGCGGTCTTCGTGCACGGCGTGCTGTCCTGGGGCACTGACGACCGCTACGGCTTCGGCCACCAACGCCCACTAGCCGCACACCGCCGGCTGATCCTGATGGACCGCCGCGGCCACGGCGACAGCCCAGACCTCGAGGGCCCGTACCGGACCGACTACACGGTCGACGCCGAGGACATCATCGCGCTCCTCGGCGACGGCGCCCACCTCGTCGGACACTCCTACGGCGGGGTCGCCGCGATGCTCGCCGCTTCCGCCCGGCCCGACCTCGTCCGGTCCCTGTGCCTGATTCAACCCGGGGCGCTGCGTGTCGCCGAGAACGAACCGGTGGTGCGAGACACGCTCGCCCGGGCCCGCGCCTCCACAGCCACACTCCCCGACGACCTCACCGCCGCGGACTACCTGCGCATGTCAACCGAGTCGCTCGGGATGCCCGCACCGCCGGCGACACCCGGGCGGCTGCGTGCAGCCTGGACGTCCATGGGGGAGAGACCCTGCTGGGACGCCGAGATCGACGTGTCCCCGCTCGCGGCCGCAACCTGGCCGGCCTCGGTGATAGTCGGCGACTGGGCCGACGCACCCGCAGAGTATCTACGCCTGGCCGGCGACCCCCTGACAGCGGCGGCCCACGTGCTCGCCGAGCGCATCGGTGCCGAACTGCTCACCGTGCCCGGCTTCTATCCGCAGACACAACAACCGGAGGCGATCAACGACGCACTGACCACCCTCTGGGCCATGGCGTCCTGA
- a CDS encoding MBL fold metallo-hydrolase, whose amino-acid sequence MSTTPDLLQYRRGLHGLGSGCFAWLLPDGSWGWSNSGLITGSGTSLMVGTLFDLALTGEMLEGIRPVTDRHPLQTLVNTHSDGDHVFGNQLLAERDVEIIASEATAELITQDQVDALASVRRRSGTSTHRISPPSRGGCSRVTS is encoded by the coding sequence ATGAGTACCACCCCTGATCTCCTGCAGTACCGCCGTGGCCTGCACGGCCTGGGTTCGGGCTGCTTCGCCTGGCTGCTGCCGGACGGTAGCTGGGGCTGGAGCAACTCCGGCCTGATCACCGGATCCGGTACCTCGCTGATGGTCGGCACCCTCTTCGATCTCGCACTCACCGGGGAGATGCTGGAGGGAATCCGGCCGGTCACCGACCGGCATCCCCTGCAGACGCTGGTCAACACCCACTCCGACGGCGACCACGTCTTCGGCAACCAGCTCCTGGCGGAGCGGGACGTCGAGATCATCGCCTCTGAGGCCACGGCGGAGCTGATCACCCAGGACCAGGTTGATGCACTGGCGTCGGTGCGCCGTCGCTCCGGCACGTCGACACACCGGATCTCGCCGCCTTCACGGGGTGGCTGCAGCCGGGTGACGTCGTGA
- a CDS encoding AIPR family protein: MDLEAGDQLLSDEVQPYRLGTRTMSAAMLAWFLVNVWRLDPEDVDDAICDGGGDKGIDALLVDDDLLEVTVVQGKWREDPQKSTQGDQDLKNLVGAATYFDSPETVRALLDSKPNAELKKLIIRQEVEEKVAARSYTVRLVFVTNAALDSAGDSYLTARDTVSPSLEVWDRQQITDVAERTRRPDLRHETVQLRAVAPPSEVQLTSSERLAVGLVPAKELVQLPGITDHTLFSRNVRLFAGRTSINKQLQDTVLDLDEHRLFPAYHNGMTLLTEKLTVDDRTLTMSRVGVVNGCQSLITLSDNKSHLTDDLLLVVKVVEVLSDSKVADQITYRSNNQNAVSLRDQRSSDVVLRDLQRGVTDTFGKSFGFEIKVGEKTGASEVLENSLAAQLVMAIYLREPWAAVRKVRLFDQDYRRIFNRSITPYKLRLLFLLDRAIQSVRDDFRDELQSSFASIKFTLAHLVAEVVRQSEAGHQLLEIPERWLKNAEEPVYEALVQIAGEVTDLINFHVEQESELDENYDSKVAFKSRSGVLRLQGEVLRDAKRQAARDARKQTTGNSYLFSVSPAP; this comes from the coding sequence ATGGATCTCGAAGCTGGCGATCAGTTGCTCTCCGACGAGGTCCAACCTTACCGGCTCGGAACACGCACGATGTCCGCTGCGATGCTGGCATGGTTTCTGGTGAACGTCTGGCGGCTTGACCCTGAAGACGTCGATGATGCCATCTGTGATGGCGGCGGCGATAAGGGCATCGACGCCTTACTCGTTGACGACGACCTGCTTGAGGTCACCGTCGTTCAGGGAAAATGGCGAGAAGACCCTCAGAAGTCTACTCAGGGCGACCAAGACCTGAAGAATCTGGTTGGAGCGGCAACCTACTTCGACTCTCCGGAGACAGTTCGGGCACTGCTCGACTCCAAGCCAAACGCCGAGTTAAAGAAACTTATCATCCGCCAGGAGGTTGAAGAGAAGGTCGCAGCCCGCAGCTACACCGTGCGCTTGGTGTTCGTAACAAATGCTGCACTTGACTCGGCTGGCGACTCGTACCTTACGGCCCGCGACACGGTCAGTCCGTCTCTGGAAGTCTGGGACAGGCAGCAAATCACCGACGTAGCCGAACGCACACGCAGGCCAGACCTGCGCCACGAAACAGTGCAACTTCGAGCGGTAGCTCCACCTTCTGAAGTCCAGCTCACCAGCTCCGAGCGACTCGCGGTTGGCTTGGTTCCAGCTAAAGAACTGGTTCAACTCCCCGGCATCACAGACCATACCCTCTTCAGTCGCAACGTCCGGTTATTTGCTGGCAGAACATCGATCAACAAGCAACTTCAAGACACAGTGCTAGACCTCGACGAACACCGTCTCTTCCCGGCATATCACAACGGAATGACGCTTCTGACAGAGAAGCTCACAGTCGATGACCGAACTCTGACGATGTCTCGAGTAGGCGTCGTCAATGGGTGTCAGTCGCTCATAACGTTGAGCGACAACAAGAGCCACCTGACAGACGATCTACTTCTAGTTGTCAAAGTCGTGGAAGTCCTCAGCGACAGCAAGGTTGCAGATCAGATTACGTACCGATCTAATAATCAGAATGCCGTTTCGCTTCGAGATCAGCGATCGAGTGACGTGGTTTTGCGCGACCTTCAGCGGGGCGTCACTGACACGTTCGGCAAATCTTTTGGCTTCGAGATCAAAGTTGGCGAGAAGACTGGAGCCTCTGAAGTCCTCGAGAACTCACTTGCTGCCCAGCTCGTGATGGCAATCTATCTCCGCGAACCATGGGCAGCGGTTCGGAAGGTTCGACTATTCGACCAAGACTATCGTCGGATCTTCAACCGCAGCATCACCCCCTACAAGCTTCGATTGTTGTTCCTTCTAGATCGGGCAATTCAGTCCGTCAGGGACGACTTCAGGGACGAGCTGCAGTCGAGCTTCGCCTCCATCAAGTTCACTCTCGCCCATCTGGTCGCAGAGGTCGTTCGCCAGTCGGAAGCTGGCCATCAGCTCCTTGAAATTCCGGAGCGCTGGCTTAAGAACGCCGAGGAACCCGTCTACGAAGCTTTAGTTCAAATTGCTGGAGAAGTAACTGACCTGATCAACTTCCATGTCGAGCAAGAGTCGGAGCTCGACGAGAACTATGATTCAAAGGTCGCGTTTAAGAGCCGATCCGGCGTGCTCCGGCTCCAAGGCGAAGTTCTACGTGATGCGAAACGTCAAGCGGCGCGAGACGCGCGCAAGCAAACGACAGGAAACTCTTACCTATTCTCTGTCTCTCCGGCGCCGTGA
- a CDS encoding IS3 family transposase, translated as MAKAFNSLSKAGLVCDRGPWRGLDDLELAVAEYVDWYNHRRLHGELVLIPPVEHEETLHAAIELARQPVGA; from the coding sequence ATGGCGAAGGCATTCAACTCGCTGTCCAAGGCCGGACTCGTCTGCGACCGAGGTCCGTGGCGCGGGCTCGACGACCTCGAGCTGGCCGTCGCGGAGTACGTCGACTGGTACAACCACCGCCGCCTACACGGCGAGCTGGTCCTGATCCCGCCCGTCGAGCACGAGGAGACCCTGCACGCCGCCATAGAACTCGCCCGGCAGCCCGTCGGAGCGTGA
- a CDS encoding class I SAM-dependent DNA methyltransferase: protein MHLAKDIVRSDTAELRKARGAFFTPYSIAKFLADWTIRDPRAGRVLDPTCGDGVFLLAAAERLKDLGCTPSEIHDQIFGVDLHAASLDQSQANLEAGGFSGTLLPPGDFFQQALPSQIGSQLPEFDTILGNPPFVRYQTHRGDARKRSASAALAQGVRLSGLASSWAALLVHASGFLKPDGRIAMVLPAELMTVGYAEPIRRWLRARFAKVHLVLFERLQFADAEEQVVLLVASGRGGCKTFNLHHVNTADDLNKVHIFDTDSVIPVASGKWTDLLLPQANRDAYSALTAASFTSLSSFGQTELGTVTGANKFFTLTESTRQEYGLKPGTQVQKVVPPGSRHLRGLGFSEGDWQQLRLEGARVWLLNPEDTQPRGGLKKYISEGVEQGLNETYKCSIRTPWWRPPRPWAPDLFFTYMSHIAPRLISNHVEASFVNSMHGVRLTESFPKEAVPALPLLSLNSVTALGAELQGRSYGGGIVKMEPREASALPMPLVPHILAAWERLRHKQLTLEHSYRASSLASVVEQVDEVLLSEVLEISKEDVGLIRGALAKLRSRRIRGSSERAQK from the coding sequence ATGCATCTCGCAAAGGACATCGTGCGGTCGGACACAGCTGAGCTTCGGAAGGCCAGGGGTGCATTCTTTACACCCTACTCGATCGCAAAGTTTCTTGCTGATTGGACTATTAGGGATCCGAGGGCCGGCCGTGTTCTTGATCCCACCTGTGGTGATGGAGTCTTCCTTCTGGCTGCAGCAGAGCGACTTAAGGACCTCGGTTGTACACCAAGTGAGATTCACGACCAGATCTTTGGCGTTGATCTCCATGCGGCCTCGCTAGATCAAAGTCAAGCCAACCTAGAGGCGGGAGGATTCAGCGGCACCCTACTGCCTCCCGGGGATTTCTTTCAACAGGCGCTCCCATCGCAGATCGGGAGCCAACTTCCCGAATTTGACACTATCCTCGGCAACCCGCCGTTTGTGCGCTATCAGACCCACAGAGGAGATGCCCGCAAGCGATCCGCTTCTGCAGCACTGGCTCAAGGTGTGCGGCTTTCTGGCCTAGCATCGTCGTGGGCGGCGCTCTTAGTGCACGCTTCTGGATTCCTGAAGCCTGACGGCAGAATTGCGATGGTTCTGCCAGCAGAGTTAATGACGGTCGGCTACGCCGAACCGATTCGTCGGTGGCTACGCGCGCGCTTTGCCAAAGTGCATTTGGTACTCTTCGAGCGACTCCAGTTCGCGGATGCGGAAGAACAGGTAGTTCTACTTGTCGCCTCCGGCAGAGGCGGTTGTAAGACGTTCAACTTGCATCACGTTAACACGGCCGACGACCTCAACAAAGTTCACATCTTTGACACTGATTCCGTGATTCCGGTAGCTAGCGGAAAGTGGACAGATCTGCTGCTGCCGCAAGCTAATCGCGATGCGTACAGCGCCTTGACTGCAGCGTCCTTTACTTCCCTTTCAAGCTTTGGCCAAACTGAATTGGGAACGGTAACCGGCGCGAACAAGTTTTTTACTCTGACTGAGAGCACGCGGCAGGAGTATGGCTTGAAGCCTGGGACTCAGGTACAGAAGGTTGTTCCGCCGGGGAGTAGGCACCTGCGAGGACTGGGCTTTTCCGAAGGAGACTGGCAACAGCTCCGCCTGGAAGGGGCGCGAGTGTGGCTCCTCAACCCAGAGGATACACAGCCGCGGGGTGGACTGAAAAAGTACATCTCGGAGGGCGTCGAGCAAGGCCTGAACGAGACATACAAGTGCTCAATCCGCACTCCCTGGTGGCGCCCGCCGCGCCCTTGGGCGCCGGACCTCTTCTTTACATACATGAGCCATATCGCCCCGCGTCTGATTTCGAATCATGTTGAAGCTTCGTTTGTCAATTCGATGCACGGCGTTCGTCTCACCGAGAGCTTTCCCAAGGAAGCAGTACCTGCGCTTCCTCTGCTCTCTCTAAACTCCGTCACAGCTTTGGGCGCTGAGTTACAGGGTAGGTCGTACGGCGGCGGGATCGTGAAGATGGAGCCCCGCGAAGCGTCGGCGCTCCCTATGCCATTAGTTCCGCATATCCTCGCGGCGTGGGAGCGCCTACGCCACAAGCAATTGACCCTCGAGCATTCTTATCGGGCTTCGAGTTTGGCTTCAGTTGTTGAGCAGGTAGACGAGGTTCTACTCTCTGAAGTCCTCGAGATCTCCAAGGAGGACGTGGGCTTGATTCGGGGAGCTCTCGCGAAGCTTCGCTCCCGTAGAATCCGCGGCAGTTCGGAGCGAGCTCAAAAGTGA
- a CDS encoding carboxylesterase/lipase family protein: MSVATRGIAVDGVVRTRSGAVRGVPDVEVVAFLGIPYAAPLHGALRFQAPLPAPGWADVREAREFGVWVPQQAIPSAVSGATTGELADLRGASGPECLTLNVWTPRSRHDADGEGLPVLVWVHGGGFVGGSANTPGFDGTKLARAGVVLVSVNYRVGYEGFGWVRDAPWNRGVLDQLAALRWVQDNIAAFGGDPGRVTVFGQSAGATSIATVIAGGRAGGVFHRGIVQSPGNVFVPPEEARAVSTMITEELGVAPTAEALAAVPTGAIHDVQWNPVAVMSADPEAWSHPNSPYGVVLDGELLDELPWAAMRRGVGRSIDLICGCTAAEARMFTANLDPVDADPAGVARGVGLAPAAVDAYRHARPGITDSDLSTLVLSDAFFRLPAHRSARAHAEAGGRTFFYEFDWVGDRVLGAYHGLDQSFVFGLPTGPLGWDLGAQPGEFDTLSTAMRSAWTQFAASGDPGWPRYRPDEWLTRIWDLPPTVGVDPTAVSAEIWQRHHRTATSHR; encoded by the coding sequence GTGTCCGTCGCGACAAGGGGGATTGCAGTGGACGGGGTAGTGAGGACGAGGTCCGGTGCGGTGAGGGGTGTGCCGGATGTCGAGGTGGTGGCGTTTCTGGGGATCCCGTACGCCGCGCCGCTGCACGGGGCCCTGCGGTTCCAGGCTCCGCTGCCGGCACCCGGGTGGGCTGATGTGCGGGAGGCACGCGAGTTCGGGGTGTGGGTTCCGCAGCAGGCGATCCCGTCCGCCGTCTCCGGGGCTACGACCGGCGAGCTCGCCGATCTGCGCGGTGCGTCCGGTCCGGAGTGCCTGACGCTCAACGTCTGGACACCGCGTTCCCGACACGATGCCGACGGTGAGGGGTTGCCGGTGCTGGTGTGGGTGCACGGCGGAGGATTCGTCGGCGGCTCGGCGAACACCCCCGGCTTCGACGGCACGAAGCTGGCGCGGGCCGGGGTGGTGCTGGTGTCGGTGAACTACCGGGTCGGCTACGAAGGATTCGGCTGGGTGCGCGACGCCCCCTGGAACCGCGGTGTGCTCGACCAGCTCGCCGCGCTGCGGTGGGTGCAGGACAACATCGCCGCGTTCGGCGGTGACCCGGGTCGGGTGACGGTGTTCGGCCAGTCCGCAGGCGCGACCTCAATAGCCACGGTCATCGCCGGGGGCCGCGCGGGCGGAGTGTTCCACCGCGGTATCGTCCAGAGCCCCGGCAACGTGTTCGTCCCGCCGGAGGAAGCGCGCGCCGTCTCCACGATGATCACCGAGGAGCTCGGTGTCGCCCCGACTGCCGAGGCCCTCGCCGCCGTCCCCACTGGAGCGATCCACGACGTGCAGTGGAACCCGGTGGCGGTGATGTCCGCGGACCCGGAAGCCTGGAGTCATCCGAACAGCCCCTACGGCGTGGTCCTCGACGGCGAGCTGCTCGACGAGTTGCCGTGGGCGGCGATGCGGCGGGGCGTCGGCCGCTCGATCGACCTGATATGCGGATGTACCGCGGCTGAAGCGCGCATGTTCACGGCGAACCTGGACCCGGTCGACGCCGATCCGGCCGGCGTGGCCCGTGGTGTCGGCCTGGCCCCGGCCGCGGTGGACGCCTATCGCCACGCCCGACCCGGTATCACCGACAGCGACCTGTCCACGTTGGTGCTCTCCGACGCGTTCTTCCGGCTGCCCGCCCACCGATCTGCCCGTGCCCACGCCGAGGCCGGCGGTCGCACGTTCTTCTATGAGTTCGACTGGGTCGGTGATCGGGTTTTGGGCGCCTACCACGGCCTCGACCAGTCCTTCGTGTTCGGCCTCCCGACCGGCCCGCTCGGCTGGGACCTCGGCGCGCAACCCGGAGAGTTCGACACGCTGTCCACGGCGATGCGGTCGGCCTGGACGCAGTTCGCCGCCAGCGGGGATCCCGGCTGGCCGCGATACCGGCCCGACGAGTGGCTCACCCGGATCTGGGACCTCCCGCCGACCGTAGGCGTGGACCCGACCGCCGTCTCGGCCGAGATCTGGCAGCGGCACCACCGCACAGCGACATCCCACCGTTGA
- a CDS encoding DDE-type integrase/transposase/recombinase yields MRNPLWGADITYMRPYSGRVYTAFVMDVFSRRIVGWQLSKNLYTELALDALNMGIRARESTGSDLSSLKHHSDRGVQHLAVRYGEWLAEVDAVASVVSVG; encoded by the coding sequence GTGAGGAACCCCCTCTGGGGCGCCGACATCACCTACATGCGGCCCTACTCGGGGCGGGTGTACACGGCCTTCGTGATGGACGTGTTCTCGCGGCGCATCGTGGGCTGGCAGCTGTCCAAGAATCTGTACACCGAACTCGCCCTGGACGCTTTGAACATGGGGATCCGGGCTCGCGAAAGCACTGGGTCGGATCTGTCGTCATTGAAGCATCATTCGGATCGCGGTGTGCAACATCTCGCCGTCCGCTACGGTGAGTGGCTCGCCGAGGTTGACGCCGTCGCATCCGTCGTATCCGTCGGATAG
- a CDS encoding AraC family transcriptional regulator, which produces MELWNRAMDAIEEHLDHDVPVRDVAAVALTSEYQLRRVFSMLAGMPLSEYIRRRRMTVAASAVRDGHEAVQDIAVRFGYSSADAFSRAFRSVHGIGPEQARRPDAVLRSQPRLSFHLTVEGRTDMQYRIVEKPAFRVVGRKVRSTIAYEGVNPDADRLVRSLPDADWEMFEDLSDQEPRGDISVWGNVDGTGGAEGTEADYYVGAATHQPAPSGYDVLAVPAHSWAVFTASGAFPQSLESLWRAVGGEWLPANPYELIPAPSLVRATYHDEHGEHGEFELWLAVRPTI; this is translated from the coding sequence ATGGAGCTGTGGAACCGCGCGATGGACGCCATCGAAGAACACCTCGACCACGACGTCCCCGTCCGGGACGTGGCCGCGGTGGCCCTCACCTCGGAGTACCAACTCCGGCGGGTGTTCTCGATGCTCGCCGGGATGCCGCTGTCGGAGTACATCCGCCGACGGCGCATGACCGTCGCAGCGAGTGCCGTACGCGACGGCCACGAAGCCGTGCAGGACATCGCCGTCCGGTTTGGCTACTCGTCGGCGGATGCGTTCTCCCGCGCGTTCCGCAGCGTGCACGGGATAGGGCCCGAGCAGGCACGGCGCCCGGACGCCGTCCTGCGGTCCCAGCCTCGTCTGTCCTTTCACCTCACTGTTGAAGGGAGAACAGACATGCAGTACCGCATCGTCGAGAAGCCGGCGTTCCGAGTGGTGGGGCGCAAGGTCCGCTCCACCATTGCTTACGAGGGCGTCAATCCCGATGCCGACCGGCTCGTCCGGTCGCTCCCGGACGCCGACTGGGAGATGTTCGAGGACCTGTCGGACCAGGAGCCGCGCGGCGACATCTCGGTCTGGGGCAACGTCGACGGGACAGGCGGGGCCGAGGGCACCGAGGCCGACTACTACGTCGGCGCGGCCACCCACCAGCCCGCCCCCAGCGGGTACGACGTCCTCGCCGTGCCGGCGCACTCCTGGGCGGTGTTCACAGCCTCCGGGGCGTTTCCGCAGTCGTTGGAGTCGCTCTGGCGCGCCGTCGGAGGCGAGTGGTTGCCCGCTAACCCCTACGAGCTGATCCCCGCACCGTCGCTCGTTCGCGCGACCTACCACGACGAGCACGGTGAGCACGGTGAGTTCGAACTCTGGCTCGCTGTCCGACCCACGATCTGA
- a CDS encoding TIGR02679 family protein, producing the protein MPAESSVPAPLDRPELEPLWREIHHRLGTGRPIARIRVDQLDDGGRAALADLLGTVRYPSTPIAFDRLESAVVQIAFLDVRTVVEQLIGPVDDRADRRAKDSAARARLWTWLEGHPLVGQRPALAEWIAGLRRAGIGDVEHARALLTDAVTVLGRLPADGVPLPTFAQQALGRTHALDTGTALSSTVLRGVAALLGADPATDAEGRRELWERMGVDADELSSTVLVAGMRPAGSGLAAILLGASADAGEACVLTLAQVRRNQGIRLDGGAVVHVVENPSIVAMAVDRLGARCPPLVCTNGWPSGAAIRLLRALAARHEIRYHGDLDGDGVRIAAHVVTATGARLWRMGADDYSAHVPEVGAPVGRVGDAPWDSDLAPAMRASGVSLSEEHIAELLLDDLNSSGANNGNDAGIR; encoded by the coding sequence GTGCCGGCTGAGTCCAGTGTCCCGGCACCGCTGGACCGGCCCGAGCTGGAGCCGCTGTGGCGCGAGATCCACCACCGACTGGGCACAGGGCGGCCCATCGCCCGGATTCGGGTCGATCAGCTCGACGACGGTGGCCGCGCCGCACTCGCCGACCTACTCGGCACGGTCCGGTACCCGAGCACCCCCATCGCATTCGACCGGCTGGAGTCGGCCGTCGTCCAGATCGCCTTCCTCGACGTCCGGACCGTGGTGGAACAACTGATCGGCCCGGTCGATGACCGGGCAGACCGCCGCGCCAAGGACTCCGCAGCCCGTGCCCGGCTGTGGACGTGGCTCGAGGGGCACCCACTAGTGGGACAGCGTCCGGCACTGGCCGAGTGGATAGCCGGTCTGCGACGGGCCGGCATCGGCGACGTCGAACATGCCCGCGCTCTGCTCACCGATGCCGTCACAGTATTGGGGCGACTTCCTGCTGATGGGGTGCCACTGCCGACCTTCGCTCAACAGGCCCTCGGCCGCACCCACGCCCTCGACACCGGCACTGCATTGTCGTCGACCGTGCTGCGCGGCGTCGCTGCACTGCTTGGCGCCGATCCCGCCACGGACGCTGAGGGACGGCGTGAGCTCTGGGAGCGGATGGGCGTCGACGCCGACGAGTTGTCCTCGACCGTGCTGGTCGCTGGCATGCGACCAGCCGGATCCGGCCTGGCGGCGATCCTCCTAGGTGCCTCGGCCGACGCCGGTGAGGCGTGCGTGCTAACACTCGCCCAGGTCCGGAGAAACCAGGGGATCCGACTCGATGGGGGCGCGGTGGTGCACGTTGTGGAGAACCCGTCGATCGTCGCGATGGCGGTGGACCGCCTCGGAGCCCGGTGCCCTCCGCTGGTCTGCACCAATGGTTGGCCGAGCGGCGCCGCGATCCGGCTCCTACGCGCGCTCGCCGCGCGTCACGAGATCCGCTACCACGGCGATCTCGACGGCGACGGTGTGCGCATCGCCGCGCACGTTGTAACGGCGACCGGGGCCCGACTCTGGCGGATGGGGGCCGACGACTACAGCGCCCACGTCCCCGAGGTCGGAGCACCAGTAGGACGGGTCGGCGACGCTCCCTGGGATTCGGACCTGGCCCCCGCCATGCGGGCAAGCGGAGTGTCCCTGTCCGAGGAACATATCGCGGAGCTGCTTCTCGACGACCTCAATTCATCCGGGGCCAACAACGGCAACGACGCCGGAATCAGATGA